The DNA region TATGTCCTACTTCAAGAACTAATATAGTTAATACCTCATCATGGATATTACAAAGTAATCTATAGTTACCTACTCTGTATCTCCAAAATCCTTTTTTATTTCCTACTAATGCTTTTCCATGTGCTTTAGGATTATTACAATCAACAAGATTTTTTTTAATCCATTTTAAAATAATTGTTTGAACTGATTTATCTAATTTTTTTAAATGCCCTAAAGATGTTTCTGAAAATTCAACTTTATATTTAATCATAAATCAATTCCTAATTCCTCAATTACACTATCAAAAGAGTAAGTTTTTTGGTTTGATTCTACATGAGTTTTATAAGCATTTTCAGCAACTTTTAAATCATATTCTTCTTCCAATCTTTCAAAAACTATTTTTTTTATATAACTAGAAAGCCCAACACCTTCAAAATCAGCAACTTTTTTTAATAATAGTTCTTCATCAGTATTTAATCTAACAGAAATAATTGACATAAAAAACCTCCTTTAATATTTCGTATTACAATTGTAATACTTATTTTGGTTATTTACAAGAGGTTTTTTATTAATTTTAAGCTAAAAATATCATTTAACCCAGTAAATACAAAGCAAATCTAAAATTTAGTAAAAATTCTGAAATTTCTTAATTTTTTTTAATTATTAAAAAAATAACTAATTCTTTACAAAATCTATTTTAAGCTATGTGTAATCATCGACACAAGTATTTTATGCTAAAATGTGTTAAACTTATTTTTTAAGGCATTTTAGAGCGTTTAAATGTGGTTTAGAATGTGGGTTTAGAATTTTAAATTGATTATTTTAAGTTTTTTGTTGTTTTATAAAATTTTAAAAAATTC from Cetobacterium sp. ZOR0034 includes:
- a CDS encoding type II toxin-antitoxin system RelE/ParE family toxin, whose translation is MKYKVEFSETSLGHLKKLDKSVQTIILKWIKKNLVDCNNPKAHGKALVGNKKGFWRYRVGNYRLLCNIHDEVLTILVLEVGHRSEIYKK
- the relB gene encoding type II toxin-antitoxin system RelB family antitoxin — protein: MSIISVRLNTDEELLLKKVADFEGVGLSSYIKKIVFERLEEEYDLKVAENAYKTHVESNQKTYSFDSVIEELGIDL